A genomic window from Fusarium verticillioides 7600 chromosome 5, whole genome shotgun sequence includes:
- a CDS encoding dihydroxy-acid dehydratase → MADQVQHDPKQDPDYIPFPCLPPGGALNRWSTKITREHDYPGAQAMLYGAGVPNKDKMKNAPQIGVATVWWQGNPCNTHLLDLGQIVKNSIEKEGMIGWQFNTVGVSDAITMGGEGMRFSLQTREIIADSIESVTCAQHHDANISIPGCDKNMPGTVMAAARHNRPFIMIYGGTIRKGHSKLLEQPINISTCYEASGAFTYGKLHAKSNPGEAGRESSDVMDDIEKHACPGAGACGGMYTANTMATAIEAMGLSLPGSSSYPAESPEKRRECERAAQVIRTTMEKDLRPRDIMTRASFENALVLTMILGGSTNGVLHFLAMANTAGVPLTIDDIQRASDRTPFLADLAPSGKYYMEDLYNVGGTPSVIKMLIARGLLDGSIMTVTGKTLAENVEDWPSLDPGQDIIRSLDDPIKDSGHIRILRGNFAPGGAVAKITGKEGLSFTGKARVYDTEKMLNAALNKGEIKQSDGNLVVIVRYEGPKGGPGMPEQLKASAAIMGAGLSNLALVTDGRYSGASHGFIVGHVVPEAMVGGPIALVKDGDVITIDAVRNRIDVDITDEEMEKRRSEWKAPEPRVKRGVLAKYAKLVGDASHGAVTDQW, encoded by the exons atggcggACCAAGTCCAACACGACCCTAAACAAGATCCCGACTACATCCCctttccttgtcttcctccCGGTGGTGCTCTGAACCGTTGGTCAACAAAGATCACTCGCGAGCATGACTATCCCGGAGCTCAG GCCATGCTCTACGGAGCTGGTGTCCccaacaaggacaagatgaagaatgcCCCTCAAATCGGTGTTGCTACTGTTTGGTGGCAGGGAAACCCTTGCAA CACTCATC tcctcgatcttggccaaATCGTCAAGAACTCtatcgagaaggagggtATGATCGGATGGCAGTTCAACACCGTTGGTGTCTCTGACGCCATCACCATGGGAGGCGAAG GCATGCGATTCTCTCTTCAAACCCGAGAAATCATCGCTGATTCCATCGAGTCTGTAACTTGCGCCCAGCACCATGACGCCAACATCTCTATTCCTGGCTGTGACAAGAACATGCCCGGCACTGTCATGGCCGCCGCTCGTCACAACCGCCCCTTTATCATGATCTACGGCGGTACCATCCGCAAGGGTCActccaagctcctcgagcagcctatcaacatcagcacaTGCTACGAAGCTTCTGGCGCTTTCACCTACGGCAAACTCCATGCAAAGTCGAATCCTGGTGAGGCTGGCCGCGAGAGCTCTGATGTcatggatgatatcgagaagcATGCTTGTCCCGGTGCTGGAGCCTGTGGTGGCATGTACACGGCTAACACTATGGCTACTGCCATTGAGGCTATGGGTCTTTCACTacctggatcttcttcataccCTGCTGAGTCTCCTGAGAAGCGTCGTGAATGTGAGCGTGCTGCTCAGGTTATCCGAACTACTATGGAGAAGGATCTCCGTCCTCGCGACATCATGACCCGGGCTTCCTTCGAGAACGCTCTTGTTCTGACTATGATTCTGGGTGGTTCTACAAACGGTGTTCTTCACTTCctcgccatggccaacacAGCTGGTGTACCCCTGACCATCGACGATATCCAACGCGCCAGTGACCGAACCCCTTTCCTCGCTGATCTGGCCCCTAGTGGAAAGTACTACATGGAGGATCTCTACAATGTTGGCGGAACGCCCTCCGTTATCAAGATGCTCATCGCCCGTGGTCTTCTTGACGGCAGCATCATGACCGTCACCGGCAAGACTCTCGCCGAGAACGTGGAAGACTGGCCTAGCCTGGACCCTGGTCAGGATATCATCCGCTCTCTCGACGACCCTATCAAGGACTCCGGCCACATCCGCATTCTACGAGGCAACTTTGCCCCCGGCGGTGCCGTTGCCAAGATTACTGGAAAGGAGGGTCTGTCTTTCACTGGCAAGGCTCGTGTATACGACACTGAGAAGATGCTCAACGCTGCTCTGAACAAGGGTGAGATCAAGCAATCCGACGGCAACTTGGTCGTCATCGTTCGATATGAAGGTCCCAAGGGTGGTCCTGGTATGCCTGAACAACTGAAGGCCTCTGCAGCCATCATGGGTGCCGGTCTCTCGAATCTGGCCCTCGTCACAGACGGTCGATACAGTGGTGCCTCTCACGGTTTCATCGTTGGTCACGTGGTGCCTGAAGCCATGGTCGGAGGCCCTATCGCTCTAGTTAAGGATGGGGATGTTATCACTATCGACGCTGTTAGAAACCGCATTGATGTCGACATCaccgacgaggagatggagaagcgAAGGAGTGAGTGGAAGGCCCCCGAGCCTAGAGTCAAGCGAGGTGTGCTGGCCAAGTATGCCAAGTTGGTCGGAGATGCTTCTCACGGTGCTGTGACAGATCAGTGGTAG
- a CDS encoding sorting nexin mvp-1 produces MSLFGSSPTEDSPGLGSSTGPARRGGAGLFDDDSGSGTPKPSNSLFADDNDSHDSPWDMPTPRKQQSRAELIRNLLPGSDVPDTYIETFDIVVREDGSGGQVTSGGVAKLFATARLGADAQARIMSLVAPGGGNVLLGRNEFNVLLALVGLAQEGEVISLDGVDERRKRLPQPKLAGLTAEPVLPPVAELSAKPPQTPPKDIPPQQQQTPPAQQTPKQFRPAMDDPEDDPWGSPDMHKTHDHGPSKSNGTQRNSTNGHAGFGQTPPTTVIDAPPLPNIASPQATTSPNSRRQHSSNSVTTPGGWGYFDGNNPVVGFGESPSGPVQNPFGGAPDLTPTAQPPALQHHASSARASRGAEENVVVVLMPEKEGVFMFQHHNYEISSIRRGSKVIRRYSDFVWLLDCLHKRYPFRILPLLPPKRVGVNGSHLSNDGAFIEKRRRGLSRFLNALIRHPILSQEQLVVMFLTVPTELSVWRKQATISVQDEFADRALPPGLEDSLPAELEDLFSRTRNGVKRSAELYINVCNIMDRLVKRTEGVAADHARIALSLASLTETSEDTYATDTNEVPLLNDGLVAMSKHLRTCQALMEDESRGWDEGVLEDLKRQRDALVSVREMFERRERLDKDNIPYLERRIQTNENKLANLRSKPEGVVKAGEIDRIAENIIKDKESIVQQHNRSIFVKECIRDELITFQSTQYQVSRWNQDWAGERVKYAEMLADNWRRLLDELEGMPLGD; encoded by the exons ATGTCACTTTTTGGTTCATCGCCGACGGAGGACAGTCCAGGTCTGGGTTCGTCTACGGGTCCAGCTCGTCGCGGCGGTGCTGGACTCTTCGACGATGACTCTGGTTCTGGAACTCCAAAGCCATCCAACAGCCTCTTTGCTGACGACAACGACTCTCATGATTCACCTTGGGACATGCCCACGCCGCGCAAGCAGCAGAGCAGAGCCGAGCTTATCCGCAACCTCCTCCCCGGTAGCGACGTGCCCGATACTTACATCGAGACCTTTGATATAGTAGTGCGCGAAGATGGCAGCGGAGGTCAGGTCACTTCTGGTGGTGTCGCAAAGCTCTTTGCTACTGCCAGACTTGGTGCTGATGCCCAAGCTCGCATTATGTCCTTGGTAGCTCCCGGAGGCGGGAATGTCCTGCTGGGTCGAAACGAGTTCAACGTGCTGCTGGCTTTGGTAGGCCTTGCACAAGAAGGCGAAGTCATAAGCctggatggtgttgatgagcgcCGAAAAC GCCTTCCGCAACCCAAGCTCGCGGGTCTCACTGCAGAGCCCGTCCTACCTCCAGTCGCTGAACTTTCCGCGAAGCCGCCTCAGACACCTCCAAAAGAtattcctcctcaacaacaacaaactcCTCCCGCGCAACAAACGCCCAAGCAATTTCGACCAGCCATGGATGACCCAGAGGATGATCCATGGGGAAGTCCTGATATGCACAAAACCCATGATCATGGTCCCTCCAAGTCCAACGGCACCCAGCGAAATAGCACAAATGGCCATGCCGGCTTTGGCCAAACACCACCGACGACAGTAATCgatgctcctcctctgcccaaCATTGCATCCCCTCAAGCCACTACGTCTCCAAACAGCCGGAGACAGCATTCCAGCAACTCGGTGACAACGCCTGGAGGATGGGGATACTTCGATGGAAATAACCCTGTTGTAGGCTTTGGGGAATCTCCCTCTGGCCCTGTCCAGAATCCCTTTGGTGGAGCTCCCGATCTGACACCAACTGCAcaacctccagctcttcaGCACCATGCGAGCAGTGCTAGAGCCAGCCGCGGCGCCGAGGAGAATGTCGTTGTTGTGCTTATGCCGGAAAAGGAAGGTGTTTTCATGTTCCAGCACCATAATTATGAAATCTCGAGTATAAGGCGCGGTAGCAAGGTTATTCGCAGGTACAGCGACTTTGTCTGGCTATTGGATTGCCTACATAAGAGATATCCATTCCGTATTCTACCGCTACTTCCGCCTAAGCGTGTAGGTGTAAATGGTAGCCATCTGTCCAACGATGGGGCATTTATCGAGAAGCGAAGGAGGGGTCTGTCACGATTCTTGAATGCCCTTATCAGACACCCGATTCTGAGTCAGGAACAACTTGTCGTCATGTTCTTGACTGTTCCTACA GAACTATCTGTGTGGCGTAAGCAAGCTACCATTTCTGTTCAAGATGAGTTTGCTGATAGAGCACTACCACCTGGTCTGGAGGACTCTTTGCCCGCTGAGCTCGAGGATCTCTTCAGCCGAACCCGCAATGGCGTCAAACGATCTGCTGAACTTTACATTAACGTCTGCAACATCATGGATCGTCTCGTCAAGCGAACCGAGGGCGTGGCTGCTGACCACGCTCGTATTGCTCTttctttggcctctttgACAGAAACATCGGAGGATACTTACGCAACTGACACCAACGAGGTTCCTCTTCTTAATGATGGACTTGTTGCCATGAGCAAACACCTCAGAACTTGCCAGGCTttgatggaggatgagagtCGTGGATGGGACGAGGGAGTtcttgaggacctcaagCGCCAACGAGATGCTCTTGTCAGCGTGCGTGAGATGTTTGAACGAAGAGAGCGATTGGACAAAGATAATATTCCTTATCTGGAGCGGAGGATTCAGACTAATGAGAACAAGCTTGCCAACTTGAGATCCAAGCCAGAAGGCGtggtcaaggctggtgagaTTGACCGCATAGcagaaaacatcatcaag GATAAGGAGTCTATTGTCCAGCAACACAACCGctccatcttcgtcaaggagTGTATTCGCGACGAACTCATCACCTTCCAGTCAACTCAGTACCAGGTCAGCCGATGGAACCAGGACTGGGCCGGTGAGCGAGTCAAGTACGCCGAGATGCTCGCCGACAACTGGAGACGATTGCTAGATGAGCTTGAGGGCATGCCCCTGGGTGACTAG